A single region of the Syngnathoides biaculeatus isolate LvHL_M chromosome 17, ASM1980259v1, whole genome shotgun sequence genome encodes:
- the gnaz gene encoding guanine nucleotide-binding protein G(z) subunit alpha, with protein sequence MGCRQSSEEKEAARRSRRIDRHLRSESQRQRREIKLLLLGTSNSGKSTIVKQMKIIHSGGFNLEACKEYKPLILYNAIDSLTRIIRALTTLKIDFHNPDRAYDAVQLFALTGPAESKGEITPELLGVMKRLWADSGVQECFQRSNEYHLEDNTAYYLNDLDRISAPEYIPTVEDILRSRDMTTGIVENKFTFKELTFKMVDVGGQRSERKKWIHCFEGVTAIIFCVELSGYDLKLYEDNQTSRMAESLRLFDSICNNNWFTNTSLILFLNKKDLLAEKIKRIPLTVCFPDYKGQNTYEEAAVYVQRQFEDLNRNKETKEIYSHFTCATDTSNIQFVFDAVTDVIIQNNLKYIGLC encoded by the exons ATGGGATGCCGTCAGAGCTCGGAGGAGAAGGAAGCAGCTCGGCGCTCACGGCGAATCGATCGCCACTTGCGCTCAGAGAGTCAGCGGCAGAGGCGTGAGATCAAATTATTGCTGCTGGGCACCAGCAACTCTGGCAAGAGTACCATCGTCAAGCAGATGAAGATCATTCACAGCGGCGGCTTTAACCTGGAGGCCTGCAAGGAGTACAAGCCCCTTATCCTATACAATGCCATCGACTCGCTCACACGCATCATCCGTGCTCTGACCACCCTTAAGATTGATTTTCACAATCCTGATCGCGCCTATGATGCCGTGCAGCTCTTTGCTCTCACGGGGCCGGCTGAAAGCAAGGGAGAGATCACTCCAGAGTTGCTGGGAGTCATGAAACGCCTCTGGGCTGACTCAGGGGTCCAAGAGTGCTTTCAGCGATCCAATGAATACCACTTAGAGGACAACACTGCTTACTACCTAAATGACCTGGACCGCATATCTGCGCCCGAGTATATCCCTACCGTAGAGGACATCCTGCGATCCCGAGACATGACCACTGGCATTGTAGAAAACAAGTTCACTTTCAAGGAGCTCACCTTCAAGATGGTAGACGTAGGTGGACAGAGATCTGAGAGAAAGAAGTGGATCCATTGTTTTGAGGGCGTGACGGCAATCATTTTCTGCGTTGAACTGAGTGGCTATGACCTTAAACTCTACGAGGACAACCAGACG AGCCGAATGGCTGAGAGCTTGCGCCTCTTTGACTCGATCTGCAACAACAACTGGTTCACCAACACTTCGCTCATCCTATTCCTTAACAAGAAGGACCTTTTGGCTGAGAAGATCAAACGCATTCCTCTGACAGTGTGCTTCCCTGACTACAAGGGCCAGAACACCTATGAGGAAGCGGCCGTCTACGTGCAGCGACAGTTCGAGGACCTCAACCGCAACAAGGAAACCAAGGAGATTTACTCGCACTTCACCTGTGCTACCGACACCAGCAACATCCAGTTTGTGTTCGACGCTGTCACGGACGTGATCATCCAGAACAATCTCAAGTATATTGGGTTGTGCTAG